The following coding sequences lie in one Streptomyces ortus genomic window:
- a CDS encoding cryptochrome/photolyase family protein, giving the protein MNVSVVLFTSDLRLHDHPPLRAALDGSRTVVPLFVRDRAVDRAGFAAPNRLAFLADCLRDLDAGLRERGGRLVYRAGDLVDEVCKVVTETDADEVHMAAGVSAHAQRREERLRDALEGDGRRLHVHDEVVTALAPGEVTPASSDHFAVFTPYFRRWAGHHQRQVLGAPRAVRVPPDIGSDRLPTRAELSGLSAGLATGGEREGRKRLTAWLRGGIHTYEDGHDDLAGDATSHLSPHLHFGTLSAVEVVHRARKAGGPGADAFVRQVAWRDFHHQVLAARPASSRKDLRTRDDLWRSSDSAAREIEDWKEGRTGYPVVDAAMRQLRHEGWMHNRGRLLTASFLAKTLYVDWRVGAEHFISLLVDGDIANNQLNWQWVAGTGTDSRPNRVLNPVVQGKRYDPEGAYVRRWVPELEGLGGAAVHEPWKLKGPERAAYDYPEPIVDLSEALARFKHARGKE; this is encoded by the coding sequence ATGAACGTCTCGGTCGTCCTGTTCACCTCCGACCTGCGGCTGCACGATCACCCGCCGCTGCGCGCGGCGCTCGACGGCTCGCGCACGGTGGTGCCTCTCTTCGTGCGCGACCGTGCCGTCGACAGGGCGGGTTTCGCCGCTCCCAACCGGCTGGCGTTCCTCGCCGACTGTCTCCGGGACCTGGACGCGGGACTGCGCGAGCGCGGCGGGCGGCTCGTGTACCGCGCCGGAGACCTCGTCGACGAGGTGTGCAAGGTGGTCACCGAGACGGACGCCGACGAGGTGCACATGGCCGCCGGGGTCTCCGCCCACGCCCAGCGGCGCGAGGAACGGCTGCGAGACGCCCTGGAGGGCGACGGGCGCCGGCTGCACGTCCACGACGAGGTGGTCACCGCCCTCGCGCCGGGCGAGGTCACACCGGCCTCCTCGGACCACTTCGCCGTCTTCACCCCGTACTTCCGGCGCTGGGCGGGGCACCACCAGCGTCAGGTGCTCGGCGCGCCCCGCGCCGTGCGTGTGCCGCCGGACATCGGCTCGGATCGGCTGCCGACGCGCGCGGAACTGTCCGGACTGTCCGCGGGGCTCGCCACGGGCGGCGAACGGGAGGGCAGGAAGCGGCTCACGGCCTGGCTGCGGGGCGGGATCCACACGTACGAGGACGGCCACGACGATCTCGCCGGGGACGCCACCTCGCACCTGTCCCCGCACCTCCACTTCGGCACGCTGTCCGCCGTGGAGGTCGTCCACCGGGCACGGAAGGCGGGCGGTCCCGGCGCCGACGCCTTCGTCCGGCAGGTGGCCTGGCGCGACTTCCACCACCAGGTACTGGCCGCGCGGCCCGCCTCCTCCAGGAAGGACCTGCGCACCCGCGACGACCTGTGGCGCTCGTCGGACTCGGCCGCGCGGGAGATCGAGGACTGGAAGGAGGGGCGGACCGGCTATCCCGTCGTCGACGCGGCCATGCGGCAACTGCGGCACGAGGGGTGGATGCACAACCGCGGACGCCTGCTGACCGCGAGCTTCCTCGCCAAGACGCTGTACGTCGACTGGCGGGTGGGCGCCGAGCACTTTATCAGCCTTCTCGTCGACGGTGACATCGCCAACAACCAGCTCAACTGGCAGTGGGTGGCGGGCACGGGCACCGACAGCCGCCCCAACCGGGTCCTCAACCCCGTCGTCCAGGGCAAGCGGTACGACCCCGAGGGCGCGTACGTACGGCGCTGGGTGCCCGAACTCGAAGGGCTCGGCGGGGCCGCCGTGCACGAACCGTGGAAACTCAAGGGGCCCGAGCGCGCCGCCTACGACTATCCCGAGCCCATCGTCGACCTCTCCGAAGCGCTGGCACGCTTCAAGCACGCGCGCGGGAAGGAGTGA